From a region of the Hippopotamus amphibius kiboko isolate mHipAmp2 chromosome 3, mHipAmp2.hap2, whole genome shotgun sequence genome:
- the LOC130850320 gene encoding olfactory receptor 4P4-like translates to MESQSNISEFILPGISYDQNIQIFWFVFFLFSYLALLVGYLLILVSILCNSLFNQPMYYFLSHFSFMDICYTSSVTPKLIGDLLVEIKSISYSNCMLQVFAMHFFGSTEVFILTAMAFDCYVGICKPLHYVTIINRTKCNTLVLASWAGGAVHSFPQLLMMIQLPFCAPNEIDHYFYDIFILLKVACTDTNITGVLVVASSGMIALVTITVLCVSYGIILFTLRNHSAEGKHKALFTCGSHISVVILLFGPIIFIYLRPSTTFPEDKIFALFYTIITHMFNPLIYTLRNTEMKNSMRKVWCQR, encoded by the coding sequence ATGGAAAGCCAGAGTAACATCTCAGAATTCATTCTTCCAGGAATTTCTTATGACCAGAACATACAAATATTTTGGTTTGTGTTCTTCTTATTCTCTTATCTTGCCTTGTTGGTAGGATACCTTCTGATCCTTGTCTCCATTCTATGCAATTCTCTTTTTAACCAACCAATGTACTATTTCCTAAGCCACTTCTCCTTCATGGACATCTGCTATACCTCTAGTGTTACACCAAAATTAATTGGAGACCTGTTGGTAGAAATAAAGAGCATTTCCTATAGTAATTGCATGTTACAGGTCTTTGCGATGCACTTCTTTGGCAGTACTGAGGTCTTCATTCTGACTGCCATGGCTTTTGATTGCTATGTTGGCATTTGTAAACCTCTCCACTATGTGACAATCATAAACAGGACAAAGTGCAATACCCTAGTCTTAGCTTCTTGGGCTGGTGGGGCTGTCCATTCCTTTCCACAATTACTTATGATGATTCAGTTGCCCTTTTGTGCTCCTAATGAAATTGATCACTATTTTTATGATATCTTTATTTTGCTTAAAGTTGCTTGTACTGATACCAACATCACTGGTGTCCTTGTGGTTGCCAGTTCAGGTATGATTGCCTTAGTTACTATCACTGTCTTATGTGTTTCTTATGGCATTATATTATTCACTTTAAGAAATCATTCAGCTGAGGGAAAACACAAAGCCCTCTTTACATGTGGGTCTCACATTTCTGTGGTCATCTTACTTTTTGGACCTATAATCTTCATCTACCTTAGACCATCTACTACTTTCCCTGAAGACAAAATATTTGCACTTTTCTACACCATCATCACTCATATGTTCAATCCCTTAATCTATACACTGAGaaatacagagatgaaaaatTCCATGAGGAAAGTTTGGTGTCAAAGATAA